The genomic region TTAATTAGCTTTGCAACATCTAGCGCCAATCAGGTACTCAATTCTTTTCTACAAGTTATTGGGGGTGCCACTTCGGCTTTGTTTACCTTTGTTATTGCCTTCTCTTTTGCTATGTATTTATTATTAGGAAAAGAGAGACTGACTCAGCAGATGCGCACCATTGGGGTAGCCTTTCTCCCGGAGAAAACCTATAATCGCTTCACGAGACTGTTGACAATGAGTCATGAAATTTTTTCGAGCTTCTTCGTCGGTCAAACTTTGGAAGCTATTATTTTAGGCGTTTTATGTGTCTTGGGGATGCTGCTCTTCCGTTTCCCGTTTGCTTTAACAATTGGGACTTTTACTGGTTTTACAGCATTAGTACCCTTAGTGGGTGCTTGGCTAGGTGCAGCAGTTGGATTTTTACTCATTGCTTCGCAAAACCTAACCCAATCTCTATTTTTTATTGTTTTTATAGTGATCCTTCAACAAATAGAAAGCAACTTAATTTATCCACGAGTCGTAGGAACCAGCATCGGAATTCCAGGGATTTGGGTTCTGGTTGCGATTACGATTGGTGGCGGAGTCGCTGGAATTCCTGGTATGCTCATTGGCGTTCCAGCTGTAGCAACCATCTATCAAGTTGTCCAAATCATTACAGCCAAACGTCTGCAGGAAAAAACCATGAGGCAAACCCAATAAAAAAACTGGTCAAACCTTAATGGAATAAAGTCTGACCAGTTTTTTTAAATAAGTGGCAGATTGTATTTTTTAATTAATTTCATTAGCCAATTCAATATGCGCCCAACTGAAACGGCCGCAACAACGGTACCAATTCCAATTGATCCTAAGGAACCAAGAAAAATAAAGCCAATTGCTAAAGCTAAAAGGACATTAGAAACATCGCCAACAATTCTGGCATGTCCATAAGTCATATGGAAATGCTTACTAATAACATTGGTCAATTCATCATAGGGCATCAGAGTAAAGTTTACATTTGTATAACCGGTTAGACCCATGGCTATTAAAAACAAACTAATAATTAAATAAAGCCATTGGATAGCTAGATTGGTTGGTGCAGGCAAAACCAGTTGGACGAGAAATAAAGAAGCATCAATAAAAAATCCAAATAAAAAAGCAATCGCGAGTTGGATAGCCGCGTCTTTTATATCAAGTACTCTGGTAATTAATACTTGCACACCAATATAGAAGAAATGCGTAAAGACCGTGATGGTTCCGACTGAGATTCCAGTTACTAAGGTGACGGCATATGACAAAGATGAAACGGGTGAAACGCCCAAATCAGCATAAATTGAAAAGCTGATTCCTAGCGACATAAAAAAGACTCCGACGACATAAATAAGAGAACGTCGCATAATATTTTTATTCAATTGTCTCCCTTCAAGTTTGTACTCATACGTTCATTATAGCATGAACCCATTCACTATTCTCACTAACTATTAAATAATTGCCTAGCAAAATGGACAGTTTATGACTAATCATTTTATAACCTAGAAGGTGTAAAAACTACAAGTTTTCAATGGAAATGATATAATAAACATACTATAAAAATTCGGAGGCGAGACAATGGAAACGATCACCTTGAACACAGGAATTGAACTACCAATTGTTGGAACCGGAACAAATACGTATGGAAAAGAAAATAATGATTATCAGGGTAAAATAAATGGAGATACGACTGAACTGGACCAGGCAATTTCCTTAGGCTATCGCCATATCGATACAGCTATTTCTTACCGCAATGAATCTGTAATCGGCGATGCCGTAAAAAAAAGTAAGCTTCCCCGAGAAGAATTTTTCTTAACCTCTAAAATTCCGGGACGTCCGGAATATATTGAAACAACAGAAGCAGTTCATCAAGCGGTTGCTGACAGTTTAAATGCTTTAAAAACAGATTATATTGATTTGTATTTAATACACCACCCATGGGATAACAATGAGGAAATATTTACAGTCTGGCGTATTCTTGAAGAATATGTGGACAAAGGTGTCTTAAAAGCCATTGGTGTTTCAAATTTCAATCAAGAGCAACTCGGCTTCATTCTAGAGCGCGCTCGCATCAAACCTGCAGTCAATCAAATCCAATCGAACACGAGTGAGTGGAATCATGCTATAATAGAATACTGCCAGGAACACGGTGTGGTTCCAGAAGCGTGGGGACCGCTATCACGTATCGATGCTTCTTGCCGTCAAGCTTTAACAGAAATAGGCCAGCGTTATGGAAAAACCTGGGCACAAGTTATTCTGCGCTACCAAATTCAACGTGGTGTAGCAGTTATTCCTAAGTCCCATAACCCAGAGCGCCAACAGTTAAATATTGAACTGTTTGATTTTTCGCTCACCGAAGAAGAAATGACGACGATTGGTCATTTAAAAAATAAAGAGCAAAATAATTAGAAAAATGAACATGTTGGCTTATAATGATTAAATAATACTTTACATAAGAGGAAGGAACTTTCCAAGTATTCGGAAAGTTTCTTTTTAAGTACAAACACAGGGGGAAATTATGTTTGATATATTAAAAAAATTAGGTTGGTTTTTTAAATTACGTTGGAAAACTTATACATTTGGCGTGTTTGGACTGATTGCCGTTGCCTTACTATCAGCGGTCACACCCCTTATTTTAGGGAATATTATCGATGAAATTGTAACCGGCAGTCTGACTTATCGAAGTCTCATCATTCAGTCTGGTACGATTCTCGTCTTTGCCATTTTTATGTACGGACTTCGTTTTGGATGGCGAAATGCAATTTTTGGTAATTCTACCTTATTAGAATCCATCATGCGTAATCGTCTCTTTACACATTTTACCAAAATGGACAGTCAGTTCTTCCACCACTACCGAACTGGTGACTTGATGGCACATGCCACGAATGATTTAGCAGCCTTACGGTTTGTAGCCGGAGGGGGAATTTTAGCCATGACCGATTCGGTGTTCATTGGTGGAACGACCCTCTTTTCAATGATTTTCTTTGTCGACTGGCAGTTAACTTTAACGACCATTTTGCCTTTTCCAATCTTGATTTTTGCAGCGCGTTATTTAGGGAAAGCCATTAACAAGCGCTACCGCGGTTCGCTTGAGTCTTTTTCGCAAATGAATAACCACGTTCAAGAAAGTGTTGGCGGTATGAAAGTCATCAAAACCTTTGGAGAAGAAGAACCCAACTATGTTGACTTTACCAAAGACATTCAAAATGTTTTTGATAAGAACAAAGGGGTTTATATTGTTGAGTCTGCGTATACGCCTATTATTGAAGGAATTACTGGCTTAACCTATGTCTTAACGCTCCTTTTTGGAACTTATTTTATTAAGATTGACCGAATTACGATTGGACAATTGGTTGCCTACTTTAGTTATTTATCTATGATGGCATGGCCTTTACTTGCAGTCGGTCGTGTGGCAAATACCTTAGAACGCGGCGATGCCAGCTACAAACGGGTTGCCAATCTCTTGTCACAAACATCTGCCTTAATGGAAGTAAAAAATCCAATTCAAGCTCCTGTTTCTGGCGATATCCACTTCAAAATTGATAGTTTTACCTATCCAGACTCCGCCGAACCAGTTTTAACCGATGCAGAGTTTCGCTTAAATGCAGGGTCTACTCTAGGAATTGTAGGGCATACCGGTTCGGGAAAAAGTACGATTTTCAAACTTTTAATGCGTGAATATGATCCTAATAATGGCTTTATTACCTATAACGGACATAATTTAAAAGATTATAGTCTGGATGCTATTGCACAAGGAACCGGCTATGTTCCTCAAGGATCCTTTTTATTTTCAACCAGTGTGCGCGAAAATATTCGTTTTGTAAATCCTGACTTGACTCAAGACGAAGTGGAATACTTTGCTAAATTAGCCGATGTTCACGAGGACATTATGCAATTTCCACAAGGCTATGGAACCGAAGTAGGCGAGCGCGGCGTTTCGCTTTCCGGTGGGCAAAAGCAACGGATTGCCATCGCACGGGCGCTCGCAACTAAAGCTGAATTTTTAATTTTAGATGATGCCTTATCAGCGGTAGATGCGCAGACAGAATCGCGTATTTTAACGAACTTGCGTGATATTCGTAAAAATGAATCTACTATTATCGCCACCCATCGGATTAGCTCAATTATGCATGCCGATGAAATTATTGTTTTGAAAAAAGGTCGAATTGTCGAACGTGGTCAGCATGCGGAGCTCCTCGCTAAAGATGGCTGGTACAGCCGTATGTATAAAGAACAACAATTGCAACAAAAAATGACCGAAGGAGGCGAGGATATTGGCTGATAAAAAAACAAACTTCACTTTGCGTGAACAAGCAAGTATCCTAGCGGGTCTGTTCTCCTTTACCAAGAAATATTGGAAATTATTTACCGTTTCTGTACTCAGTATGGCAGCTGTTTCAGCAATTAGTGCTTATTTACCGGTCATTGTACAACGCTATATTGATAACTATTTAGCAACAGGTGACGCAACCATTGGCATCGCCATTCGTATGTCCTTGTTCTACTTAGTATTCGTTATTTTGAAGATGGTTTTGGTTTATTTGAAAAACTATACCTTTAAAATTGCTTCTGAATTAACCGTTGCAACCATGCGGAACAAACTTTATGGAAAAGTTGTCGGGCTAGGGATGCGGTATTTTGATCAGACTCCGACCGGTTCGGTTGTGTCCCGTGTGACAAATGATACGGAAACTATTAAAGAATTTTGGAACGTTTTCCTCACTTTCTTAGATGGACTGTTAAATGCCATTTCAATTGGGATTGCTATGTTTGCTTTGAATGCCCAGTTAGCTTGGATCTTTATGGGCTTTATTCCGATTGTGTTTGCTCTTATCTATATTTACCAAAAATATAGTACGATTATTTATGGACGGATGCGCAGTGCCCTAAGTCGGGTTAATGCTAAACTGAGTGAATCCATTACCGGAATGACTATTATCCAACACTTTAACCAAGAAGAACGGATGAAAAGAGAGTTCGACGTTGTGAACCAAGAGTATGTAACTGCACGTAAAAATATGTTCAAGATGAATGCCTTACTCTTGATGCCAGCCGTGAACCTGATTGAAGCCATTGCGCTCTTTATCGTTTTATGGATATTCGGGATTCGCTTTTTAGAAAATTCCATTGCCAACGTCGGGATGATTTATGCCTTTACTTCTTATGCCAAATCCTTTTTCCATCCAATCGGAAATATGCTAGATAGTTTGAGTGTCTTCCAAGATGGTCTCGTTTCAGGATCGCGCGTAATGGAAATCATCAATCTAGACGAGAAAGCACCACACTCAAATCCAGATGCAACGGGTGAAATTACAGAAGGTAAAATTGAAATTAATAATTTATCATTCTCATATGACAATGAAAACGACGTGCTTCATGATATTTCTATTTCGGCTCAACCAGGTGAAACAATCGCTTTAGTAGGTCAAACTGGTTCAGGGAAGAGTTCTATCATTAATATCTTGATGCGCTTTTACGACTACCAACGTGGCGAAATTCTGATTGATGGTCAATCGATTCGTGACATTCCCATGAAAACTTTGCGCCAACAAATGGGCTTGGTCTTGCAAGACAGTTTTATGTTCTATGGTGATATGGCAGATAATATTCGTATGCATGGAATG from Jeotgalibaca dankookensis harbors:
- a CDS encoding AI-2E family transporter, with the protein product MSNKLDIKKVYYILIIFGLLLIYNYSETIIMWGRIFVSAMRPLIIGALVAYLLNIIVVRLERRFLVKIKQKNLLIARLISIVISVLVISVVLYLIIKLIFPQVVTIITSLINGIPVLMNQIQLILENKEVAAVVNSLGANLVKDFNDYGQRLISFATSSANQVLNSFLQVIGGATSALFTFVIAFSFAMYLLLGKERLTQQMRTIGVAFLPEKTYNRFTRLLTMSHEIFSSFFVGQTLEAIILGVLCVLGMLLFRFPFALTIGTFTGFTALVPLVGAWLGAAVGFLLIASQNLTQSLFFIVFIVILQQIESNLIYPRVVGTSIGIPGIWVLVAITIGGGVAGIPGMLIGVPAVATIYQVVQIITAKRLQEKTMRQTQ
- a CDS encoding YczE/YyaS/YitT family protein; translated protein: MNKNIMRRSLIYVVGVFFMSLGISFSIYADLGVSPVSSLSYAVTLVTGISVGTITVFTHFFYIGVQVLITRVLDIKDAAIQLAIAFLFGFFIDASLFLVQLVLPAPTNLAIQWLYLIISLFLIAMGLTGYTNVNFTLMPYDELTNVISKHFHMTYGHARIVGDVSNVLLALAIGFIFLGSLGSIGIGTVVAAVSVGRILNWLMKLIKKYNLPLI
- a CDS encoding aldo/keto reductase family protein, which translates into the protein METITLNTGIELPIVGTGTNTYGKENNDYQGKINGDTTELDQAISLGYRHIDTAISYRNESVIGDAVKKSKLPREEFFLTSKIPGRPEYIETTEAVHQAVADSLNALKTDYIDLYLIHHPWDNNEEIFTVWRILEEYVDKGVLKAIGVSNFNQEQLGFILERARIKPAVNQIQSNTSEWNHAIIEYCQEHGVVPEAWGPLSRIDASCRQALTEIGQRYGKTWAQVILRYQIQRGVAVIPKSHNPERQQLNIELFDFSLTEEEMTTIGHLKNKEQNN
- a CDS encoding ABC transporter ATP-binding protein; amino-acid sequence: MFDILKKLGWFFKLRWKTYTFGVFGLIAVALLSAVTPLILGNIIDEIVTGSLTYRSLIIQSGTILVFAIFMYGLRFGWRNAIFGNSTLLESIMRNRLFTHFTKMDSQFFHHYRTGDLMAHATNDLAALRFVAGGGILAMTDSVFIGGTTLFSMIFFVDWQLTLTTILPFPILIFAARYLGKAINKRYRGSLESFSQMNNHVQESVGGMKVIKTFGEEEPNYVDFTKDIQNVFDKNKGVYIVESAYTPIIEGITGLTYVLTLLFGTYFIKIDRITIGQLVAYFSYLSMMAWPLLAVGRVANTLERGDASYKRVANLLSQTSALMEVKNPIQAPVSGDIHFKIDSFTYPDSAEPVLTDAEFRLNAGSTLGIVGHTGSGKSTIFKLLMREYDPNNGFITYNGHNLKDYSLDAIAQGTGYVPQGSFLFSTSVRENIRFVNPDLTQDEVEYFAKLADVHEDIMQFPQGYGTEVGERGVSLSGGQKQRIAIARALATKAEFLILDDALSAVDAQTESRILTNLRDIRKNESTIIATHRISSIMHADEIIVLKKGRIVERGQHAELLAKDGWYSRMYKEQQLQQKMTEGGEDIG
- a CDS encoding ABC transporter ATP-binding protein; amino-acid sequence: MLADKKTNFTLREQASILAGLFSFTKKYWKLFTVSVLSMAAVSAISAYLPVIVQRYIDNYLATGDATIGIAIRMSLFYLVFVILKMVLVYLKNYTFKIASELTVATMRNKLYGKVVGLGMRYFDQTPTGSVVSRVTNDTETIKEFWNVFLTFLDGLLNAISIGIAMFALNAQLAWIFMGFIPIVFALIYIYQKYSTIIYGRMRSALSRVNAKLSESITGMTIIQHFNQEERMKREFDVVNQEYVTARKNMFKMNALLLMPAVNLIEAIALFIVLWIFGIRFLENSIANVGMIYAFTSYAKSFFHPIGNMLDSLSVFQDGLVSGSRVMEIINLDEKAPHSNPDATGEITEGKIEINNLSFSYDNENDVLHDISISAQPGETIALVGQTGSGKSSIINILMRFYDYQRGEILIDGQSIRDIPMKTLRQQMGLVLQDSFMFYGDMADNIRMHGMYTDQEIKAAAEFVNADDFIEELDGGYHAKVIEGGATFSTGEKQLISFARTILRSPKILILDEATANIDTETEQKISKGLENMRRGRTTIIIAHRLSTIRDADKIYVLRQGRIIEEGKHDELIEQGGVYYDMYQLQSFQEEEGDYLGE